The Manis javanica isolate MJ-LG chromosome 14, MJ_LKY, whole genome shotgun sequence genomic interval TTTCTTCATCTCCTATTTAATGTCTGCATACATTTCTTGACTTTTCAGAAACATATTgatgtttgaaaatattaatttttaatcaataaatatattataagTCATGAGTCCATCACTCTGAGTCCAGCACACTCCCTGATATTACTGTTGTGATATCTGTGAATTACAgaaatgattataaaattattaaaaattatctatgacagtatttttaaaatacagtaataattTATTGGTCTGCCTTATTCCTTTGATCATAATTGTTAATTGTTGCACAGAAAAAATAAGAGCCTTTACTATTCTTTCAATTTATATCACATTTCTgtctataaataaaattagaaaacagcaTCAGGCAGAATATTATAGGAAAGTCAGAgtgtaaaggaaaaagaagcaagGAGTTTACTTGCTCTTGAGCATAGTGTGTTCCTAACAtggagaagataaaaaaaaatctcattgacTTTACCAAATCAAAGTCTTCAATATGGTTAATCAAATTTTCTTATGGAGACAGAATTCGGGATTATCTCCAGCTGAATCAAGCATCATCTTATATTGTGGGAAAAGGTCAATCccattctgatttattttaaaaagaggtcaTGCATGTGAAATAAACATCAAAGCCACTGGGAACACTGTCCTTACTATCCAGTGAGAGCCAAGAGCCTAAATTACTAAAGGTAATTTCAGGCGGGTGATGGTCTCCAGAGCACAGGTGTATAACacccaattaaaaacacaggagTGGACAGAGTTGAACAGCTAACAAGAGTGTTAACTTTCAGTGTGTGTATTGACTGTTAAGATAATGAGCAAGTGACATTAGAcaacataaattataattttcctgTACAATGTTCAAAGGAGGCATTTACATGAATCTCagagataatatattttattctaagaagCCCAGATAATTTATCTCTGGCATTACCTAGGCAGATCAGATGACCCTCTCAGCCTGTCACTTCCTCTGCAGAagatgtttatatttttcatgttcattTCTGAGAGAAAGAAAGTGAGGGACCAACTCATAATCATCCAATTAAACACCATAgtattgtgaaaaatattttcatatggaAGGTGCTTTGTTGAAATCATTATTGAATTCAGGCACAAATTATAGGTGTACCTTAGAGATGATGGTATAGTTCCCTGAGGATATTTTACATATGTCCTAATTCCAGAATGGCTTTTTACAAGCTGAGAggatatgaacatttttttttgagagggcatctcttatatttattgatcaaatggttgttaacgacaataaaattctgtataagggaatCAATGctcgatgcacaatcattaatccatctcaagcctaatttttgtcagtctccaatcttctgaagcataatgaacaacatttttaaaagagttttctaGGATACTAGGTGTGAATTGTGATGTTatgataaataaatgagtaaaatatctaaaaattaggaataaaatgttaatttgtgaaatattttatgcagaaataaaaattttaaaggtattattgattCTCCCAACAACAAAAGGCTTAGcaccaaatggcttcacagctgaaaattctaccaaacatttaaaaagagctAATATCTATACTTCTTAATGTAGTCCTAAAGTGTAAgatagggaatacttccaattAGCCTATGACGCCATCAGCatcctaatatcaaaaccaggcagagacatttatgttcatcagggatattgattatccctgatgaacataaatgtaaaagtccttcacaaaatattagcaatctgaaTTAAATACATTCAAGGGATCATCCATCACTaacaagtagtatttattccagcGATACAAAGATGGTGTAATATTCATAGATCAACCAATGTCATGCACCACATTAGCAAAGAGGATAAAAGCCACaagatcatatcaatagatgctgaaaaagcacttgacaaaatgtAACgtacattcctgaaaaaaaaactcttaaaaaatgcGTATAAATGGAACAAattccaacataataaaggtcatatatgataaacccacaaataacatcatacttaattgtgagaagatgaaataatttcctctaagatcaggaacaaggcaagggtgTACACTGTCATGAATTTTATTCGACATAGTCCTGgcggtcttagccacagcaatcagacaagataaagagatagaaggtatctaaattggtaaggaagacgtaaaattgtcactatttgcaggttaCATGATATTAAACATACAAAACTCAAAAAACCCCATCAAAAACCTATCAGAACTAATAACTACATTCAGCaaaaggctcagtccaataagaggatataacaattgtaaatatctatgtaccccaCACAGAAACACCTAAATATAGAAGCATATACTAACAGACATGAAGGGAAAATCTGACCATAATATAAATATCATAGGGAACTATCATATCTCCTACTTCTTCATATCACGATCAGGATAATTTGCAAAAATATtgtgtattttctgtttgttgactATTCTCTCAAACTCTCTCTCAACTTATATATAAAAGACATCAAAATTAGTAACTTTGTTAcaattttttcaataattttgtaCTTTTGTCAACTTGATCTACTAAATTCATAGAGTAACATATTAAAATACTGAACTAATTAAACAGTATGTGCAATTATCTGGTAGTTGTAGATTGGATAAAATTgtctatttttatgaaaacatgaaTTAAAATAGAGGAAGTATATCAATGAGAGACTATAATAAAGTAATTGTTGGAATGCCAAGAACATGAGTTCAATGCCTTGTTTCTGAAATTtcataaaaaagtagaaaaataatagcCACCTCTTAAAATTATATGAGTATTAAGCTAAGATATTATAATACTTCAGTTTAATTGCTTGTTTGATATTGTAGTTCATGATAATTTATGgattttaccttttttatttccCATAACAGCCCTATTTAACAATTAATAGGTGAACAAAACTGATGGCTGagaattagggggaaaaaaacttgCTCAAGTCCATTTAGTTGCTAGATAAGAGATTTGGGAATTGATCCTTGGTGAAATGTCCCCAAGGAGTTGCATCATTGATCTCTACATTATACTGGCCTATAGTAAGTGGTCTATTTTGTTTGTGAAAGtattttatcatctttatttGGGGGCCACTCCAGGCAGGGAAATGTCCAGTCACAGTGAGTGATAAAGGCTTGCCTCACACTTTCCTTGTGGGCTTGTAGCTTTAAAGGACTTCTTAATGCCTGAGAGCTCAACTCTCTTTTCAATTCAGTTGAACCCTTGTCAAGTCCTCTCAATTTCTCTAAAAGCTGAATGGAAAAAATAGGTTTGCTACACTTACAGAGACAGTAATTGAGGTGATGTCATTCATCCAGATCAAGGCATACAAATCATATGGGCCCTTGGAATATGTAATATTATCTCTGATCATCTTGTACATGGCCTCTGCAATTGGTCCCACTGACCTGCTCTGTGGAGATCGTTACCTGCTGGGAATCACCCTTGGGAAACTGTCCTGAATCACAGGGTCCATGCCTCAGGGTGTTTACAGCCTCTGGGGGCTTTAAAGTTGATGTCATAGGTCTGTCCACATTTTTAGATAAAGCAAATCATGACCAGCTTATTCCACAACTTAGAAATCATGCTCTTTTCATCTAAGTTCTCAAATCCTATCTGGATTTGAGAAAATTTGGTTAAGCCATTTTTAGACCTTGACTTagaataaagataaatttttgttttctcctggaTTAGAAGCATGCACTGCTCAGGAGTAAGTAGGCTGTGGTTACTATTGAAATATCttcccaccttccttccttcccttttataATCTGATTTTCCTGTAATGTTTTTCTTCACTTTGGAATTTCATTTTGGTTTAGAAATGGAGATGGATTTTACTAGAATGTATAGTTAGTGTGTCAAAGCAGTGGACCAAGAACTTTTATTCTGTATAACaattaataatttcattaaaGGAAAAAGCCAACCCAGTAATGAAGAGTTAGGTCTTTCAATAAAATAGCAAACACAGAGAATTTGCATCagctttttatacattttgtgcTACTTTCTTTAACTACAGTGGTCATATCAGGAAGTATAATGGACTCATGAGAAACCTAAAAATAAGCAGGTGCTGATAATTTTTTATGCTGCTACTATTGATACAAaatctatattttcaaaatttatttaccATATACTTAGAAAATACTCATGATTATGAATAAAATAGTTCCAGAGGAAACTAAAAGCATCAATATTAAGATGTTACAAAAGATAAAACAGttggaatatatttatattgatacaaataagtgaaaatgataatattttattaagaagtTTAAGTAATACTTCATAAATTGTTCTATAAGGCTAGTATCACTTTTATCAACCCTAATGTAATGACTTTTTCAGTAAGTGAGAATTTTTTCAAGATTTTGTCCAAGGCATTTTTGGCATTTCTGTTAtagttaagtatatttttaagaaatcaatgCACTCATTAGTTCTTATTTCAACTGAAAGGTAAGTGATATTCAAGTACATAACATAGATTGAACAAGCTAAATAAACACCTATACAATGGATGACAGATGTTATGTTCTCAAATTTCCGTCTTTGAATTTTATAAACTATATTTGTCTGCCACTGAAGGACTCCAGTTAAGTTCCTTAAGTTGGACTTTCattatttaatcaaaataattcaTAGTGCCTCTGTGACTAATATCAGTTGAAGTTATTCTGATATGTTCATGTTTGATAGGTTACTAGTGAAGAGAGCACATGGACTCTAAAAGTTTGAATTATTGTACACAATAACCCAAATATTCTGATTAAATTTAAACACTGGTTGATGGATATTTGTACAACTAGTAGCTTGACCATTTGACTAGGTTCCACATAAAGTGCTATCAAGTAAATTTTAATTGTATGTACTGATATTCATAAAATAATCGCAGTGAACAATTTGTGTCTGTTATTTAAGGAAAATTCATTAGAGAATCTAGGAACATTAAATGTTACTATTGCTCTCCAATATCATTGTgtcacccatttaaaaaaattggcacCATTCATCTAATTTAGAGGTTTACAAAAGTaatctttacttttatttatttatttgcatgtgtTTAATACATGATTCACAGGAAATTTAGATATATTTACTCACAGTGTAAGATGCATTCTCTCCCTGACATCAATTGAAAAAATGATATGATTAGTTTCATGTGAGTCTTATTTATTGCAGATAGTTTAATCTGTATCATGGCTTACCAATTCTTATGATATTGGATTAACTGAGTCAATTAATTGAAAGAAATTAGTTACTCACATTATCTTATTTGAGTGTGTCTGTATCACCCatacatgcacaaacacacatataattTGAAATGTATGTAAATATGAAGGAGCAATATTCAATAgcccatttaaaatttcaaaatataattgtttactttaatatttctcagttttaataaaCTTTGTTTACTAAATTCACAAATTAACTATAATCTATCAACTGCAATAGTGTTTTTCAGTTTTAGTCCTAAGTATTGTGcattccataatttaaaaataaacaacacactGTTGAAAACATAGGTCCTCAGCCCTTACAAATTTCTCTAAGAGGAAAACACTTTAAATAGTCTCTACTAGTATTTCTGGAATGTGGAGATATTCTGATATATCTTTCAATTTACCTATCATTCATTTCACCtcaatcattattttaatttacaaatcCACTTCTCTTTCACATGCAAATTCCACTTAAATGATTTACATACCTTATATATCAGGTGGTTTTAGTTCAGATACTCTAAGatatttatggttaattctctaaaaataagaaagaaaatgtcttttttaaaaaaatacagtttggcaaattaatttatttgttgaaatgatTGATGTCTGCACTAATACCATTGTTTACATATTCTTTCCATAGTTCATTCTTACATGAGATTTCTGCTTCAGGCTCTATAATCTAGAGTTTACCTCCAATAGTTATATATGAAGAATAgagttaaatgaaaaatattttcatatcataaTTTTCTCACATAAGTGAAATAGTGCATCAAAGAATTTCAAACTAATTAATACTAGTGAACAATTCACTAACTTGTGTGAGAGAAACAAATAGCTGgaatagtaaaaaaaaacaagaaaatgtgtcTACAACTGTGCTATCTTGCAAATTTTAAGTGGATTTCTTATGTTTGATCTAGAAttttagaaaagggaaaaggctTAGAAATTTTCTACTATCCTCTTGGGATCCATATATCTGAAttgttaattatttatttgtggttttaagtattatattttaaCCTAAATGAAATCAAGCACCAAAAAggtaacatttccttttctcactaAAACCCCAGCATCAGGAATAGTTTTTAAATGGCTGTGGGTGATcagtgaaaaaaaacaaatgtggaTAAAGACCTTAGCTTGTCTTTAGTACATATTTacaagagttttattattttagatctaTAAGGAATGTATTTATTTAAGGTGGTTAAGAAACAGTGTAATCCCTTTTAGAGCTAGTTATCTGTATATAATTGAAAGTTGAGCATTAAGAATAATAGTAGCCTATggattatcttaaaatattttttaattatgatatATGTACTTGGAACTAAGTGTACACTAATTTCTGGGTATACTTTCAATTAAAGTATCAGTAAGGTGAGAGTTTTGGTATTATATAGAAGCAACAGGAAAATGGTCAGTATATAATATCATGTACAAAGTTACTTGAATTCCTGACTTTGGTTGTTAAATATAATGTATGGGCTACACATATCACCAACTTGGAGAACACATGTATTTCCATAGacattatagaaaaattaatgagtgaaacaatgtggttaatgaTCAAAGATGCTGTAAAGGGGAAAATTTTCTCAGGGCAGAGGAAATAACTCAGTAGATTACCCACAGGCTTGTAATTTGTTAAAGAGATGTTTCAGAAATGGCAATTAGATAGTGACAAAATGTGTAATAAGTACAGGTAATATATTTCAATGATtgtaatataaatggaaaaaaaaattaatgaaaagaatCAATAGAAAAAGATCAAATCAATTTATAGACAAAGAAACATAAGGTGACAGAAGGCATTGAGACCAAATTTCTATCAGTGCATTTTCATATGgagatatttaaatattcttgtaCTATGCAGTCATTCTCTATAGGATCTGTATTAAATTGTTGTTTGGATTCTACTACTTAGAATGgtgatattaaaataataacaactgtCTGttcacagaagaaaggaaattgaaACACAGgtgattggaagaattaatttaatataatttgttcagaaagaaataatcatataGAGTTTATGTTTAGAATGTTTAACTTCCATATTATTGTTATTTGGTAGGTTGATTTCATTGTGTGATTGGTGTCAAAGTTAATTGTAAATTTAGATAGCAATGTAATTGTAAGTGAAATTGAATTCCTAAATTGAAAATTACATCCAGAATATAAACATGGAGAAATGATTAATTTTGTTACAACCatatgagatttaaaaatattaactctaGGTTGTATAGGAATGCAGACAAACCATTTACAAAATATATCAttgtaaaatgagtttatttCCTTACGTAAACACATATAATTCCTCTCTATTGAGGTTAAATTCATATCAAAAAGCGCTTGGTGAAATACCTGTAgtgaagaacattttatttttctccaatttttttgagtgatttttaaaaaatattaaatgaatatctTGAGAAATAATACTTCTAAATGAGTAATGAGAGACAAAACGTGCCCATCCCACATATGGATGTCATACTATCATTAAAATTGAGTTTAAGAGCAGGGAAAGTAGAGCAGTTTTGTGCTCACTTTTGCAGGTCATTTTGAAGCAATTATGGACTCCTGATGAACCACAGATCATATTCTAAAAATCAATGAGTTAAACCTCAACTGTGTATCAATATCCAAGCTGAACATGATGTCCAACATTTAATAAACCATTTAAGAACACTTATTAGgctgagtatttaataatgtagataattgtcaaatcactatgttgtataaaaaAACCAGtaaaatattgtgtatcaactgtagTTCAACAAAAGTCATTGAAAATTTAATCTGTTTGAAGACTTTATATATATGAACTAATTAAAACTTCAGTAAAATGCTAAGCCTCGTGGGCTGGATATTGCTGAGCACCGTAGGAGCACTGCACGTCATAACCCGACAGGGAGACTCAGCGGTCCTGTCTGCGCTGCGTTCCATGTTAACTACTCAGTAGTGGTGATTGGCTGAGGAGACCATGACTAATGATGGACCTTTCCTACACTAGGGGGACAATTTCGTGAATTAGAAGAAAAACCCcttcaaggaaaatatttatggTGATGTCCTAAATGGTTTTTAGGAATCGTGTGCTTCACagcttatttcttttgttttataggtcaatcagaatttctggaaaaTGGCCAATTCCACCATGGTGACCGAGTTTCTCCTCATGGGCTTTGCTGATAAGCGGCAGCTGAGGCTCCTGTTGTCTGTGTTATTCCTACTGATGTACTTGGCCACCTTGTTAGGGAATCTCCTCATCGTCTCTGCCACCACTCTGGACCAGAACCTTCACaagcccatgtacttcttcctcaggaacCTGTCCATCTTAGACATGTGCTACGTTTCTGTCACTATCCCCAATGCCTGTGTCAACTCCCTCACTGACAACAGGGTCATTTCAGTGACTGGCTGTGCAGCTCAGATCTTCCTGTTTATTTATTGTGCATTTGTGGAGCTTCTCTTCCTCACCATCATGGCCcgtgaccgctatgtggccatctgccagcccctccGCTACCCCGTCATAATGAACCACCAGTTCTGTGTCTGGACaacactggtctccctgctcagTGGTCTCATCTATGCAGGTGTGCACACAGGGAACACATTCCAGCTGTCCTTCTGTCAGTCCAACATGGTCCACCAGTTCTTCTGTGATGTCCCCTCTCTGTTGAGCCTCTCCTGCTCTGACACCTTCAACAACTTCTTATTACTTATTGTTTCTGCCATTTTGATTGGTTGTGGGTCTTTTATGTTTATCACTGtgtcatatatttacatattttccacTGTGCTGAAGTTTCCAACCAAGGAGAGAggcaaggccttctccacctgtgtcCCTCACATCCTGGTGGTGTCCGTGTTCCTCAGCTCTAGCAGCTGTGTGTACCTAAGGCCTTCAGTGGCCTCTGACATTCTCCAGGGAGTGATTCTTACTGTATGTTATACAATAGTTCCTCCATTCTTGAATCCTATTATCTACAGTCTTAGAAACACTCAGGTAAAGGAAGCAGTAAGGAAAGTAATATTAAGACAATATTATTCAAGAAATTAATACAGATCCAGTTCAGGTTCATCCCAATGTCACTGAGATccaaacatctttaaaataactgCTTGTCTAGGTTTTATATATTAGACTGTTTTCTCCAAAACTTCTCTTGATATCTGAGTAAGTAATGTATAAAACtctcattttgtgttttatattactCTTTCCATTTACCCTCCATAAAACAAAGTTTTATAACCAACTCTTTCAATTAATGAATATCATTGAAGATATTTGATGAGACTTATTTAAAGTTATATGTATTTAAGATTCATCAAATATTAACAATATCAATAATGCCTCAAAAGAATACTTAAGAAATCAAATATGGAGAtaactttattatttaatttaatttatttaatgaaatgtaaaatggaTCTATAAATAATATGCTACCTAATTATAGAAATTTATGTAtgtggaaattttaaagaattctaTCCAAAATTAATAGAGTCTATgatatacatggagaaaaattaatatgtatattttcatcctacatccatattgtctcagcaTTAGGATGCAAAGCCAcggccctccactttgggggctgcccatgactggagccatctgtataccaagcatcttcaggtatagaggATTTTCCTCCTCATTTGGCCAAACAGCCATGATGGCTGCtttcagccaatccagaagcatctTGGTTCCCTGAGGTGTGaagggcactttgcaaccactgctggagggaatggtGAATTGTTAAGGAAGCCaatctacccatttcagaacccaacatctTTTCACCCCTATATCCCAAAGGCACAAAAatcatgtaggcagagattccaatggcttGTGCCAATACTGGATGCTCACGTCCACCAGCTCATCATGGGTATGGGTatagagcatagagtgctccacaatgTGGGGAGGAGGTGGCGCCTCCCCTAAGGAGCCcgtggttgttgcatttttattttcttaatcacaACTAGGTGGTCTTTTAACATGGGaaaggctggtgcctcaggcagtggcctcagcaagAGATCAGCCCTCGCCTCCaacccctcatcctctcctgacatgCCCTCTACCATCtgcagggctgaaggcactgttctttcctcctccttccccatggcctcctgcaatgtggaTTCTTCTGATGTCCTTGCTACTAacgtatcttccaggagtgtgatCTATGTTCTCAACTACTGTCTCTCTTtgttaagggcatcccataggtcatcatccAGCtactccaagtgatgctgaagtgtgtctctttcctgccaaagtctctctctctcctcagtaacactttccactatctcaaggaaaagagaTAATCCCAGCTTCCACATGGACACTCATGGCCTCTAAGCATCTTTCTGTCTTGTGgaaggctaattccacagcttctggtgtctccaaccttccccagttctggggaaggcccaccCTTCTTGGAGGTACTTtacctagaccagttccccacaaGGGGCTCCCCAAGTAACATCTCCATGGATTGGGCATTCCCAGGTGAAGCTACACCCT includes:
- the LOC108386885 gene encoding olfactory receptor 14C36-like; amino-acid sequence: MANSTMVTEFLLMGFADKRQLRLLLSVLFLLMYLATLLGNLLIVSATTLDQNLHKPMYFFLRNLSILDMCYVSVTIPNACVNSLTDNRVISVTGCAAQIFLFIYCAFVELLFLTIMARDRYVAICQPLRYPVIMNHQFCVWTTLVSLLSGLIYAGVHTGNTFQLSFCQSNMVHQFFCDVPSLLSLSCSDTFNNFLLLIVSAILIGCGSFMFITVSYIYIFSTVLKFPTKERGKAFSTCVPHILVVSVFLSSSSCVYLRPSVASDILQGVILTVCYTIVPPFLNPIIYSLRNTQVKEAVRKVILRQYYSRN